One Eriocheir sinensis breed Jianghai 21 unplaced genomic scaffold, ASM2467909v1 Scaffold277, whole genome shotgun sequence genomic window carries:
- the LOC126991426 gene encoding uncharacterized protein LOC126991426: MVSSENVESQALAMLRQCDKEQKRKARTMETNAEETAKEKTAVRPTEKDPGTAHETAKKIHAEAPLYGATEVDERPVVRSPLAISRPEREDVVRSRPLASSPTERDLVVTSPMASSTAEREVVRLPLASSQDVNRAEGRRDAIDVFRADTPSTSDEEPSDVQVLPEKQLPQQIQEILNVVLKHVSKKFEEVSKKFEEVKTSVDNLQKQLQPVLPGPSQRVTDGETPLPTGFVPVLPKDPYEVLTYFGFPASTPDSLVSKHRHYFLGNASTEPMRTHRLALRKALVQLCPLPKPQSGKGGLTPSIRQLLHYLAPRDVWVNFCLKGYSKSKRNMESEMPKFVRMIQATMSIKRQVDESTVNAHLSEALRKESDRSGFRNTARPKKTTAPNTSTPSTSDVPGTSGHGTGQDEGESDSDYIDNDAESIVPLSSGNDTDRATDERYSDDEESITE, encoded by the exons ATGGTATCAAGTGAAAATGTCGAAAGTCAGGCTTTGGCGATGTTGCGGCAATGtgataaggaacaaaaaaggaaggcaagaacGATGGAAACAAATGCAGAAGAAACTGCTAAAGAAAAAACTGCAGTACGTCCAACTGAAAAAGAT CCTGGTACAGCTCACGAAACTGCAAAGAAAATACATGCGGAGGCCCCGCTTTATGGTGCTACAGAGGTAGACGAGAGGCCGGTCGTCAGATCACCTCTGGCCATTTCTCGGCCCGAGAGGGAGGACGTCGTCAGATCACGTCCCCTGGCCAGTTCTCCGACCGAGAGGGACCTGGTCGTCACATCACCTATGGCCAGTTCTACGGCCGAGAGGGAGGTCGTCAGATTACCTCTGGCCAGTTCTCAAGATGTCAACAGAGCTGAAGGCAGACGAGACGCCATTGACGTCTTTAGAGCAGATACACCCAGTACGTCTGATGAAGAACCCAGTGACGTACAA GTCCTGCCCGAGAAACAGCTGccacaacaaatacaagaaattTTGAATGTCGTACTAAAACATGTAAGCAAAAAATTTGAGGAAGTAAGCAAAAAATTTGAGGAAGTGAAAACTTCTGTGGATAACCTTCAGAAACAGCTGCAACCAGTACTTCCAGGACCTTCGCAGCGGGTGACTGACGGTGAGACACCTCTCCCTACCGGATTTGTGCCTGTCCTTCCAAAGGACCCCTATGAAGTGCTAACATACTTCGGTTTTCCTGCTAGCACACCCGACAGt CTCGTATCAAAACACAGGCACTACTTTCTTGGCAATGCATCGACAGAGCCAATGAGAACTCACCGGTTGGCACTGAGGAAGGCATTAGTTCAGCTATGCCCGTTGCCCAAGCCTCAGTCGGGAAAAGGTGGCCTGACCCCCTCCATCCGCCAACTCCTACATTATTTAGCACCCAGAGATGTCTGGGTGAACTTCTGTTTGAAGGGCTACTCCAAATCTAAGAGAAATATGGAGTCTGAAATGCCGAAATTTGTGCGCATGATTCAGGCGACAATGAGCATAAAACGCCAAGTCGACGAGTCGACGGTGAACGCTCATTTATCGGAGGcattaaggaaagaaagtgacAGATCAGGCTTCCGTAACACGGCGCGACCCAAGAAAACGACAGCACCAAACACAAGCACACCGTCCACGTCGGACGTACCAGGAACGTCAGGGCATGGGACTGGTCAAGACGAGGGAGAAAGTGACTCCGATTATATCGACAACGATGCGGAAAGTATCGTACCGCTGTCGAGTGGTAATGATACCGACAGGGCTACAGATGAACGGTACTCGGACGATGAAGAATCAATCACTGAATAA